A stretch of DNA from Coccidioides posadasii str. Silveira chromosome 1, complete sequence:
CCTCCCACCATAGCTCCAATCGCCGCCGGAACCCCACCTCAAGGGCTCATTTTTCGGCCCGCCAACCTCTCCCGTCTTGGGATTCACATCTCCGTCGAACTCGGGCTTCACGCCCAGCCGCACGTCCGGGTGCAGTTCTTCCCCTTCGTCAATCCGGGGCtcggaggaggaagaagaagaagaagaagaggaggaggaggcgtCAGCATCGCCGGGCTGGTTGACCTTTGGCGGTGAGCGAGGTGTGCTGAACGCCCCTGTGGACTGGCGCTGGAGCCGCTCGAATatctcctgctcctccttGGGCAGGCGCGGCGGGGCGGGCCCGGTCTGGAAGGGGTTGGATTGGGAAAGTGGGCAGTGGGTTAGGGAGAAGGCGCGGAGAGAAACAGGGACGAGGAGGGGAAGGCGCGTGGCGGACAGCGTTCGGGTGGAAAGTGCGATGGTGAATGGACctgccattttcttttttcccccttttcttttctttcctttttttttttttttttttttttgtttaccCCCCGGAGCTGGGAAGGAGCTGAGTGGACGAGTAAACAAGTAAAAAGTTCCTTCCcgatgttttcttttcttcgaGAGACTGCGACTTGGAAAGAGCATCCAACCCACGACGAAATCGGGAAGTCCCAAGTTCTCGGAGCATCGTTGTTCCGGGAGAGGCCGtgatggaggactcgtatgcttgtcattcactaagctacctaaaggggaatctcggctaatctatgtgggtcacgtgagcgaggtgctcCCTGTGCGACGAGCTCCAGCAGCGAGCGAGAGCCACATAGATTCTCAAATCCGCcataaaaattaattacagagTCCAGATTTACTCCTTCTTTAGGCTTAGCTCCGTTTTGCCGCGATACTGTATTTTCGTTGGCTTCACTGATAAACCTCCACATTTTCCTGTATCAACCTGTAACCCCTATCGCGCTTGTGAATTGAGCGTAGGGATCTGTTGCAAGAGCCTTCGTGAGCCCGTCAGCTTTATTCGCATCGGTTCCAACGTGCTCGATTGAGATTTCGTCCTTTTGAACCCAGTCTCTTAGCATATGGTGCTGAATCTCAATATGGCGTGCTCTTTGTGttatagcttcagctttAACTAAGTCAACTGCTCCCTTGTTGTCAACACTTAATTTCGAGCtccttagctttgctgagcCTTCGCTAATCACCCCGGCGTCTATCAGCAGGTCGTTgatccaaactagttcacaagcagcttcgctagctgccaaatactccGCTTCGGTCGTAGATTTCGAAACGGACGTCTGGCGCTGTCATCTCCACGAAATTGGTGCTCCGTTCATGGTAATAATGTAGCCGCTGGTGGATTTGTACGCAGGGTCGGCTCCAGCCCAGTCTGAATCCGAGCTGGCCGCCGGTTTCAAGCCTTCAGGATCCACGTTTCTTCTGGTCTTTCTTGGGGATTCGGTGGAGTATATCCTTCAGTAGGCCTTCCAAATCCTTCTCTGGTAGGTTTGCTCCGCTCTGGCACGCCATGTCAAATCGgttctgtatgaactctCTCCATCGAGGCGTAATGTTCGCCTTCAAAATATCGTGTAGGATGTAGTCATGAATTTTGAACCCTAATCTCTCACATTCCACACGGATTGCTAGGAATCTCATTATATAATTCCTTTCTGAGCCAGCGGACTGTGGTGTCATTCTTATTAACTCCGTAAATAGGCTTTCCCGCTGTATCTCAGGTCTCTCTTGGAAGGCTGTCCTTACAGCTTCCCAGAGTTTGTAAGCACTAAGACTATCCGATTCCTCGAAGTGTTCTCTGGCTTGTGCAGATATCGTACTGTCGATTAGGCCGTGTAGCCATTTATTCTGAACGTTCCAGTATTGTGAAATCTTCGAGGTCTCTGGCCGTGGTGAGGTCTCTTGTCTTTCCAGGATAATCTTCTCAGTATCCACTTGACGAGCTACCTTTAGGATGGCTTTGCTCCATGCTAGGTAGTTGCTGGCCCCAGCCAGGGTCATAGGCTTCCTTACCGTCTTCGTGATCTTCATGAATTGGGTGATCGCTCTGCCGGTTCGCGTATTTGTGTCTATAAGGTTGCCGACAAATTCTTCTAGTTCGTCCTCAGAGTCTATTTCTcggtcctcttcttcttgttgagctTCTTGCTCCGGATTCTCCTGCACTGTTGCAGGCGTGTTTGCAGTGCTTGCTTGGCCTGACAAGAGGTTCACTTGCTGTGCCAGCTGTTGTACTGTCTCCTGTTGCCTTTGCATTGACTCCTGTTGCCTTTGCATCATCTCCTGTTGATTCAGCATCATTCTGCGCAACATTTGAAGCTCATTCTCCTCCCTAGGCTCCTGCTTG
This window harbors:
- the FMP21 gene encoding putative mitochondrial protein, conserved (EggNog:ENOG410PPXV~COG:S~BUSCO:15496at33183), whose translation is MLRELGTSRFRRGLDALSKSQSLEEKKTSGRNFLLTGPAPPRLPKEEQEIFERLQRQSTGAFSTPRSPPKVNQPGDADASSSSSSSSSSSSEPRIDEGEELHPDVRLGVKPEFDGDVNPKTGEVGGPKNEPLRWGSGGDWSYGGRVTDF